The segment TCGGTGGATTACTTTTGAGTATTTGAAGTATTTGGTTTTGTTGTTCAGGAGTATGGGGATTCTTAAGAGTTTGCATAAGTTGATGTAATACATGCTTGTGCATGCTGCTTTGGGGGCCAATTTGATTAACCGGACCACCGAGAACTCCAGCTTGCCTAGGCATCTGTCCTCCCATAGCTATTGCTGGCTGTCCTTgatgttgttgctgctgctgcattAACTGTTGCGGGGTTTGCTGTCTCAAACCAGGATTCTGTTGCATCAGTGCACTTGGCTGATACCTACTGTAAATAAAGGTGTAGCTTTAATATCTCTTTTTATGATACATATCTGTGTAcggtattttaattattattattaattattcaatagCTCACCTTGCTGTCCATTGATCCATTGGAATAAGATGTGTACCGCCAGGATTTGGCATTTGTACAGGCATTGGCCGTTGCATTGGAGGTGGTGGCATTACGCCACCCGTTTGTCCTCCTACGCCAACTCCTCCACCAACTCCACCACCTGGCGTTACTTTACCATAACCATGCGGTACCTGTTGCCGTGCAGCTTCTTCTTGTACTTGCTTAACAACTTGGAGAACGTGAGCAGGTGGCGTTTGAGTTCCAGGTTTCAATCCTATTCCAGGTTGATGTGGCGAAGGTAAATTGGTAGGACTGACACCTGGTTTCATAGCAACACCTGTGGTCATAGTAACGTTTGAACTCTGTTGTCCGGATTGCATCGCTCCCACTGGACCTGTGGGTCTGCTATTCATCGCAGCCATTCGTCTCCTGAAACAGatcaaaaagaaagatatacatCTAACTTATATACATAGGATATACAGTTATCTttggaaattattattctaacgttgttgttgttgtttttattattattattattattattattactattactactactactactactactactactagtAGTAGTACTACTACTGACGTATTTACCTTAACAACTGCGCTTGTTGTAGCCGCTGTTGAAGCTGTTGTTGTTTCAGCTTATGTTTGATGTTCGAACAGAATGGAACAAGACATTTAGTCTCTTGGCAGTGTTTAGCATGATAACAGCACAACGCTATCAATTGTTTACAAATTGGACAGCCACCGTTCGTCTTTCGTTTGCAAACTTTAGTATGCGTTACTACTCTCTTCATCTTCTGACAACTTGTTAAACGACAATTCGCATCTCTACATTGGCACGCGTGCACCAACGATTGAATACATCTTTGAATTGAAAGTTTACGTGCCtcctattataaaataaaaatatttattataaatattcatggcaaaattattgatatattcagttaataaaaatatatttttacctgtGGATTAGCTTGTTTAGCATCGGCCGGCGATGAACCATCATCCAAATCTAAACCAAGTTTTTCCATGTGATGAGGATGACCATCTTTTTCTTTACAGCTTATACACAGATCAAAATCCTagcataataaataataatattagacTGTTTGAAAATAGGATGAAACATATTTACAGATGATTGTTTTAATACTTACATCACAAACCGTACAATGATATCTTGTTTCTACATGGCTCTTACAATTATTGCAAGTATAAACAAATTTGTCTTGACCTTGGTTGTGCAATTCGTATAGCATAGACATAGAACTAAATTTCGCGCGCCTTAAGGAAGAGAATTCATAATGTCTTTCTCTAGCCATTGTAAGAAAAGCATCGCGGCCATCCATAAGATCACAATTAATAACTGGATCAGGATCTTGAATAGGCTAAAACGTGCATTATTTTCGAACGTAAGAATACCAttcgattattaaaaaaaataaataaatataaattaatcctAAATACTTACTGCTAAACTGGCTGCACTTTGAGCACTATGCAACCTAATAACAAAGAATACTTCTTTATGTTTCTCCATAGTGGCAAAAATTTTCGCTGAGAGATCATTTCCTGTTTGTGGGGTATTagattttttactattttttctttgatttgCTTTAGATTTATTAGATTTCTTAGCTTTCTTTTGCCCTTTCTTTTTGCCATCTGGCCCTGTTTCAGAATCCTCCGACAATGAGAAAATCTGTAACAAAAAGTTGTATAGACCATGATTAGTTCTTTGTTATCTACCATCTCCAATAATACATCACTAAACTGTACTTACTGCATTAGCAGCGGCAGCTTCCGCAGCTTCCGCTTGTTtacgtttttcttcttcttcttgatCTAATTCCTTGATACTTTCTTCTAAAACATTCGGCCAAAAATCACCTTCAAAATACGGTAAGTCAGCTGCAGAAGTAAGTTTATCTTCCATCGCTTGTTTTAAAATGtcctgaaattaataaatagaaaaaattaatctccaatttttataatttttaaattgtaaatagaaacatttaactttaattatagTCTGCTAATCCtatgtttaaatttataagTTCAATGTAAACATTAGCTTCTACAGACATTACTTTTAGTCTCTTCTGACACCCAAGAATGACAATTAATTCTCAGGAAACACGTGAGACTGTATAAGATGTATTCAGATTAGTTATGTGTTAATACTAACTTTGTAATCGAGCACGATCCTTTCAACCATGCCTTTGTCTAACATTTTCTTATACCATTCTTGTAATCTTTTAGGCTTTGGAATCTTTTGTTCTTGCGGGTGGCAGTGAAAAATGTAGTCATCACCTTCAGAAGGAGGGCAAGCCCAAATATGAGCCATTGTATATCTATACGAAAAGAAAAGTTTGTAATGAGtattaataagtaataatattaataagtaataaaatttcaatttcaatgaaCAAAGTTCAATTTACCCTAATTGCTTTGCATAATCCAAGTATCCGAGAAGAATTTCGTGATATACTGCTGTTCTAAACTGTCTAGGCCGGAAAAAGTGTACAGAATCCAAATACGCAATATAAACTCTTCGAGTATTAGGTGGTGTACATTCACTACCATATTCTTGTACATGCATGCCAAAGAAACATACATCAGTCCCATCAACTTCTTCAAATGCAAACAAAGCTTTTGCTCTATACGGAAATTCACCAGGCATTTCTCCATTTTCTACAAATCGACTTCTCATTCCTGGTTTCACTTCGACAACTTTATCACTGGATGCTACAACTCTAATTGCAACTTCTCCAGCACcagcttcttttttctttaagaaATTGTTCACACGTGTTTCGATATAGGTACCTAATTTAGTAACCGGTAAACGTTTagcattaaatttattttctttacgttTTTGACCCTTTTTCTTCAAACAGTTATCACAAGTAAATCTACAAGCAAAAATCTAGTTATAAGAactacattatttatatttatttcataaggAAATGTTTTACTTACCCTAAAGGCCAAATTGATTCCATATGAAGCACGCATATCTGATGTACCTTTCTACCGCAATCTGTACATACAACAAAAGGCTCCAATTCCAAATGATCGTTCTTCATTTCCTGGAACTGTTCCTTTTTAATGGcactgtaataaaatataataatttaatttcatgtgtgtatatataatacagatatgtattatatatgtatatatataacaaatgttgatgatatatttatttcaaaacttACGTTTGTGGTTGCGTTGGATCGTCTCCTAATGTCACAGTATCACCAGGAATGTCGTTGAAACATTTCTGACAGAAGGTGTATCTGTCGGAAACAAGACCATATGCCTTTAGACTACTGTTCCAACCAATAGTGTTTAGATCCAAATTTCAATTCGTCAATGTCATGCGTGCATCATACGAAGATCAATTTTTTCACGCCCCAATCGATGTATCCAAATGTCGAGTATccaattttgataaatatttgtttgtatTTGCAATTATACACATGCAAGTAGTGTTTTGCCAATTGTAATATGTTTGGATCcgtttcattatatttttattattattttttattccaaaaattGTAGGAAGTCATCATTTCATTTAATgaacatatttttttcattatttttcatttatcacaaatataatttgttttacatttatttatgttttcattttaaatgtCAGGTATCCAATTTCAATCGTCCAATTTCCAAGTATCAATTTTCGTGGCATGAAGTAGTAGAGTCAGAAAGAAGCAAGGGGCGCGGGCAACACAAGAAGCAAGCAGCAAACAAGGATTTGTGTGTGCGTGCGCAACCCATGGGTAGAGCGAAGGTAACATACAAAGAAGAGAAGAGTGCCATAGTTAGACaccatataatatatacataaattactTAGTTGCATATACTCAAGAGTATTTAACAAACGACTTCCTTtggttaaaaattcttttgcacattctaaattatttataaagcaaaatatatatttaaaaagcatCTAATTTTAAGGATGACTATAGATAGCTCTATATCCCTTAAGTATAtgcgtaataaaatttcaacttcATATGTGCGAACGTTACGAAACAATGCATTCATTGACAAATGTTtcataattgtaataaaaaacgtaaaaaaaaaaacgtgttGGTCAGGAGACTGGCCTGTATCGACTGATATAACCGAAACAGGTTAATTAGCCTGCCAAGTTAATCTGGCGTATCCGATTAtagaacatttttctataaataaaaatgtaccaTGAAAGTCGAATGCGCCTAAAGGCAACTTGAACTTCGAAAACTTAACAGGTATAGCTAATGTCAGTAATCTTTGAAGACAGCTGGGAGCAACAGAAGTCATTAACAAGATATCTAATTATCTAAGTAAAGAAATTACTAAAGGGCAAGATGGAGATAAAACCTACTAACATATTCCCTTCATGCAGAGAGAGactattttttcaattattaaatgaattttcctGTTTTACATAGTTATTTGACTGAAACTTTTCCAAATTACTGACCTGTTTTGATAGGAGTAGTACTTTGCATCTCTTGGtattgtacaaagctgcttTCCATAACAACATAGTACTTGTGGATTGAATGTGTATTTTCTTCCACAGCAATATCCCAAGGCTTGCATTACAGGATCTATTTCTTGCTCAAAGACTTCAGAAAGCTAAAATCAATGAAAAGATTTGTAATTTGAAAGTCATTATCGATATCAGTACGTGCTGATTGGATGATTCAGAAATAaacatacctttgtacaataTCTGTAAACACGTGACGTTTTACGATTGTAAAGCCATGCGTTATCAAACATCATCCATACGTCATCCACATATTCCCATGGATCACTGTATTGCCCTGTATCTAGTTTTCTTTTGATCGTTGAAAGATCCATCGGTTTTTTAACAATATCAAAGTAATCAGGAATTCCCAATGCTTGAGGATCGACGGGTTGTCTAAATGGTATAGATTCTGGATCTTGGCGATAAAGTTTTTCTAATGTTGGCATCAATGCTTGCCGCAATTCATCTGGTTTGAATAAACACAACCGTTTCTTATCAGTTGACGTTCCACTTGGTTGTATCGGTTCAGGAACTAATGGTTTAATATCTGGCGTTGTTGTGTCTTGACTGGATATTGGTGTTACAGGTTCTTCCTTAATACTAATAGGTTCTTCTTTTACAATACTCTCACTAGATCCTTCCTCCATTGGTTCTGTTTTGATTTCAGTTTTAATAGACACCTCATTATTGACGCTTTTACCTCCATCCATTCTATGATTCTCAGAGCCATCTTCTGTTTTGATTTCCATTTTCATATTCTCTTCCTTAATAGAATCCAATTTTcccttattattattcattggTGGACTAGGAGAATTATCACGATCTAGAGCGGCTGTAATAGCCGCCATTTGCGAAGACATGGATGATGTTCTTGGTGCATTTAATGCAGCCCTCTCCTGAGATGTCATGCCTTTTCCAAGACTTGCAAGGCCGGCAGGAGACGGTGTAGTAGCAGGATGAGGTGGTGTCTGATTGGCGGAAGAAACTGTCTGATTTGGAGTCATTAATGAAGGAACCAGTGGCGTATTAGGTGTGGAAGTTGTAGATTGAGGTCCATTTGTCGTTGTTGCTGGGCCAGGACTAGGTCCACTAGAAGCAGGAGGTGGTATCGTTTGTGGAGTTGATGTACTGATGCCGTTATCGTTAGGTGTTGAAACCGAAAGAGGCCGGCCATTGTTGAATTGATTTTGCTGTTGATTGTTTTGTTGTTGCATACCGCTAAATGGTGACGGCGTTTGTGGCATTGAGGTTGTCGTAGCGTTTTGATTCGAAGTACTTGTTGGTTGTTGCGGCTGCGACTGACCTGATTGCTGTTGAGGCTGAGGTTGTGATGGcggctgctgctgttgttgctgctgatGTTGGTGCGCAATTGCTGCTTGAGCCTGTGCTAATCTAACTTTCATAATATCAGAATATTGATGTTGATTCTGTACAGGCGAACTGTTAGGTAAACCGGAAGTACCATTTGAGGTTGGGAATTGACTAGTTGTTGCAGACGTAGTAGTTGTTGTTAAACTTGATTGTGACATTTGTGGTTGTCCAAAAGGACTGAGACCAGGATTTGAAACGACGTTGGGATTAGAAGTTGATTGTCCATTTGGACTAGGACCAGGTGGGCCAACCAAAATTCCTgactgctgctgctgctgttgttgctgctgctgctgctgctgcattTGTTGTTGAACTTGAACTTGAGCCTGAGCTTGAGCTTGAGCCTGAGCCTGAGCTTGGGCCTGTGCTTGAGCCTGAGCTTGGACGTTCGCTTGGGACTGGACTTGTACTTGTTGCGTTTGTTGTTGTTGAGGAAACTGCATTCTATTGTGCGGAATGCCCATTGCAGGTAAATTTCCAAGTGTCATACTTGGCGAATGACTACGTAAACTAGGAGTAACTGTTCCAACTGGTCGTGATGGCGGAACGGTACCAACACCTGGAGGCGCGCATGGCCTTAAACCTGAGCCAGATGTTCCCGCAGGTTGtggttgttgttgctgctgggCTTGTaactgttgttgttgttgttcttTCCGCTTTTGTCGTTTTTCCTCTAATTCTTTTTGAATTTTGTAGATCTTTTCGGCAAGCAAATGATAATATTCTGATCTTGAATTCGCCATTTCGTACATGTCGCCTTCAACTTTCCTTGCATATGCAACAAGATTATGCATTCTTTTATCGAGCATAGCTTGTGGATCGGGAGTTGGAAATATTGCTTGAACCAATTTATGAACAAGATGATTTCTAAGATCTGGTGTTACAGTTTGATGCCAATCCTTTGATTCCTGCACCGATGTTGCTGTTACTTGACTTGGTTGAAGTCCAGCTGGAAGCTGAAGATTAGCTAACCTATTTTCACTTGGAACACTAAGTTGTCCTGAATCATTCAAACCAAATAGTTGCTGCATATTAACAGATTGTTGTATATTAGCGGCAGTCGCTGCAGCAGCAGGCGTGGGACCACTGGTAGGGGCTGTTTGATTACCAGCAACTCCGACTGTATTAGGATCAGAATTTAAAGGGAGAGAAACATTTGGAGCAACAACTTGTTGTCCGGCGCCAACTACAGATTGGCCAGGTGCATTTTGGGTTGGAGGTTGAGCTAATCTAACGTTTCCTATCGCACCGGGTGCTCCTTGCATGCTTGGTGTTGGCATTCTTCTAGTTACGCATTGAGCAACCAAACCGCCAGTTGTTGTAGTAGGACATGGAATACCCAACGCATCGTATGCTCTTCTCATTTCTGTTTGACTCGGATTTGGTTGACTATTTGGTTGTGTTGTAGAAGCTGTAGCAGCGtttgttgttttatttttgtttgcttGTTTCAAAGGTAAACACACAGGACAATCATTACGATTGCAATGTTTCCAGTGACTAATAATTTGTCTCGAAGAGCTACAGTGTGGCACTGTACAGCTTTTCCCTGCTTGACAACCAGTCATGTGAGtcaatacatttttcataGTTTTACAGTCTGGCAACGAACATTGCCAAACTTCACCGTTTGCTTGACTTTCGCGCCGTTGACATTTATGCGCATGAAGTAGAAGAACTAGTTGTTGCTGAATAAGTTTGCGTTTTTCTGGATCAGCAGTTGATTTTGTAGCACctagtaacataaatattacatagttaaatttcattaatggaataaatttacttaaaaatagaaacgaatAATTACCAGTTGGAGCACCAGTACCGGGTATTTGGCCCTGAGTAGCTTGTTGTGGTCCAGGTTGACCTCCACTTGGTGCACCAGACTGAGGTTGAGCTGGACTTGGAGCAGGTGGTTGAGCTTGTTGTGCCATGCCACCTTCTTGACCACCCACAACGTTTGTGGAGCCAATAGGACCTGCAGTTCCTCCAAATCTACTACCTTGCATGGCAGTCATGTTTGTTCCCACTCCTTTTGGTTGTGGTGTAACAACTCCAACAGGACTGTTAGTACATACAGTAACGCCAGGCCCCTGTCCACTAGCTGGAGATCctgattaaaaattgtatatttaaatatatcttaaaaCTTACCAACTACATATACAACTGCTATAATTACCATAACCATAAGGACTTGATGCACTTATTTGCCCCATATTTGGCATATTTGTCATATTTGGGGGTGCCTGGATTCTTGGACCTCCCTGACCAGGACCAACGATACCAACTTGATGTACTTGTTGATGTGGACTTTGACCCCTTGCTGGTCCAACCATATGAgcttgttgctgttgttgcatTGCTACAGTTCTAGTATTCATTATTCCAGGTCCATTTTGCATTTGAGCAACACCATGTGGCCCACTAGGATGATGAATTCCACCTTGTGTATTAGGGGCCATCATGGTTACCTAAACCATAGAATGTTTAGATTGTATATTCTATACAAAATActgttttcatatatatattgatcTCAGTATAACTCACAGTGTTTAAAGGTTGCTTATTCAAGCTGTTGGTTACAATTAAACTTCCACCTGCCATTCCACCCATATTGTTATTTCCACTAGCACTACTGGTCATAACAAGAGCAGAATTTATTCCACCTGGCATTGACATGGTAGGATTACTTCCAGCCATGCTCATTGACGATTGAAGGCCTCCCATCGAATTTGCAATGGACATTTGATTATTTGCCAAGGAACTGGCTATACTACTTGGTAAATTTCCCAGACTCACGACCATTTGTGGATCAACTACTTTAGAGACAGAAACATTTGGTGGAGATTGCATATTTGGACTTTTATTACCCAAAGTTCCAGCAGCCATTGCTAGAGAATTTGCAACCAAATTTTTGTTACCCTGTTTCAAAAAAGATCAAAATTAAACAGTGTTTCTtgtgtgtgtgagagagagggtgtatatgtatatatgtgtgtgcgtatatatatatacatacacacataatattcataacatataatttatatatacgaaCTTGTTGTTGTATTAGATGATGTGAaagttgttgttgctgtacaTGTTGTCTAAGTTCTGAATCAAGCGCACCATTTTGCTGCCCTGGGCCTGGGCCTGTTGCTGGTGGCTTAGCACTTTCAGTTGCAGAACCCCAAGACCCCGATGACAACAGATCATCAGGTAGATCATTTTCAAGATCAAACATATCTGTGTTTGTTATATAATctgagaataaaaatttgcattaGTAACAGCATTATGGTATATATGTTGCTGTGAAAGATACTGGTTACtacaaaagtaaaatatctAATTGTAGCCACTGAACCATGATATCAAGCATGTTGTATATCAAAACTGAAGATTTCCTTTAGGCTACAGAATTCATAGAAGAATTCGATATCACAACTGAATAATTACTTTTCTAGATAACcagtttagaaaattattgtcaGATTATGATATTAAATGTAACATATACCATAGAAACCAAAAAACCATTAGTAAATGATATAAAGATAAGATTCAGCACCGTCACCATAGCTTCTATCTAAAGATTTAATAGTAAAATCTTCGtactaccatataatgtaGTTGCTTGTTGTATAATATACCTGCATGTAAGTATACATGCACATATATGCATACATGAATACATTTTATGACATTTATGTACATATCACATTTTAAATTGCAGAAGCTTGTATTTGTTCAAATTATACTAGCCTACAGtgtttgaaaaatacatttgtcatataaaaatatctctttaACTTACTTGACTATCCATGATTGACCATACAACAACGGAGAAAAAAGGGGTCAAATgcaaatttaaacaaaaaatagaaaaagaaaataaaacaataagatTCTACACAAACTActgtaaatataaacaaacaaatacataaataaataagacatGAGACATACACTGTGTGAGCATAACTTAAAGGAGTTTATACTACagcagaataaaaatttcttcacAATAAAGACGTGCTAAACTACAAAAGCAGCAAAGCTACTGATGGCAAACTTTAGAGTAGACAGTCATGCGAAGAAATCATAGTCACTCTAAAGAGTATTTACAACTGTTTGTAAACGGAATGTTTTTTAATGttgtaacattaaaaaaaagtttctGAAACtcttacaaataatataaatcagtttatttcaattatgatATCAATTACctacaaagtataaaaacaATTATGTACAAAACATCATAGTTACCTACCTAACAACCTAGTTCAACTTTATCTCATTGAAGATATAAtcgcattttatttaaaaatttatacacaatatttaatacagtTTCATCCTAATATAAAGTTTTAGAGCTCTGTACATGTGTGTCGCATGTCCATATTACATTACCACTCAATGCTTGAAGCTCACAGcatatctatttatattttttttattatatgttaaattgaaacattttttttcctATAGTACTTAGAGTGATCCAATTTTTCTCCAGTAtcatataaaagaaacaaatctttctcaattataaggcaatatattacatttatttgttcttatattctatcatataagtaaaacttataaaaatataatcctCATGTTCATTGTGggttttacaaataataacaatCAATCAACTTTATTGAACCATAGTGA is part of the Bombus fervidus isolate BK054 chromosome 7, iyBomFerv1, whole genome shotgun sequence genome and harbors:
- the LOC139989406 gene encoding histone lysine acetyltransferase CREBBP isoform X2 is translated as MADHLVDGPPNKRPKLGDPFQGTSDSAVGMAPLMMHHAYTNYGGGGSGNMQQMQGPPQQQLHLQQHQLQPHWNNHTIQKRNYITNTDMFDLENDLPDDLLSSGSWGSATESAKPPATGPGPGQQNGALDSELRQHVQQQQLSHHLIQQQGNKNLVANSLAMAAGTLGNKSPNMQSPPNVSVSKVVDPQMVVSLGNLPSSIASSLANNQMSIANSMGGLQSSMSMAGSNPTMSMPGGINSALVMTSSASGNNNMGGMAGGSLIVTNSLNKQPLNTVTMMAPNTQGGIHHPSGPHGVAQMQNGPGIMNTRTVAMQQQQQAHMVGPARGQSPHQQVHQVGIVGPGQGGPRIQAPPNMTNMPNMGQISASSPYGYGSPASGQGPGVTVCTNSPVGVVTPQPKGVGTNMTAMQGSRFGGTAGPIGSTNVVGGQEGGMAQQAQPPAPSPAQPQSGAPSGGQPGPQQATQGQIPGTGAPTGATKSTADPEKRKLIQQQLVLLLHAHKCQRRESQANGEVWQCSLPDCKTMKNVLTHMTGCQAGKSCTVPHCSSSRQIISHWKHCNRNDCPVCLPLKQANKNKTTNAATASTTQPNSQPNPSQTEMRRAYDALGIPCPTTTTGGLVAQCVTRRMPTPSMQGAPGAIGNVRLAQPPTQNAPGQSVVGAGQQVVAPNVSLPLNSDPNTVGVAGNQTAPTSGPTPAAAATAANIQQSVNMQQLFGLNDSGQLSVPSENRLANLQLPAGLQPSQVTATSVQESKDWHQTVTPDLRNHLVHKLVQAIFPTPDPQAMLDKRMHNLVAYARKVEGDMYEMANSRSEYYHLLAEKIYKIQKELEEKRQKRKEQQQQQLQAQQQQQPQPAGTSGSGLRPCAPPGVGTVPPSRPVGTVTPSLRSHSPSMTLGNLPAMGIPHNRMQFPQQQQTQQVQVQSQANVQAQAQAQAQAQAQAQAQAQAQVQVQQQMQQQQQQQQQQQQQSGILVGPPGPSPNGQSTSNPNVVSNPGLSPFGQPQMSQSSLTTTTTSATTSQFPTSNGTSGLPNSSPVQNQHQYSDIMKVRLAQAQAAIAHQHQQQQQQQPPSQPQPQQQSGQSQPQQPTSTSNQNATTTSMPQTPSPFSGMQQQNNQQQNQFNNGRPLSVSTPNDNGISTSTPQTIPPPASSGPSPGPATTTNGPQSTTSTPNTPLVPSLMTPNQTVSSANQTPPHPATTPSPAGLASLGKGMTSQERAALNAPRTSSMSSQMAAITAALDRDNSPSPPMNNNKGKLDSIKEENMKMEIKTEDGSENHRMDGGKSVNNEVSIKTEIKTEPMEEGSSESIVKEEPISIKEEPVTPISSQDTTTPDIKPLVPEPIQPSGTSTDKKRLCLFKPDELRQALMPTLEKLYRQDPESIPFRQPVDPQALGIPDYFDIVKKPMDLSTIKRKLDTGQYSDPWEYVDDVWMMFDNAWLYNRKTSRVYRYCTKLSEVFEQEIDPVMQALGYCCGRKYTFNPQVLCCYGKQLCTIPRDAKYYSYQNSLKAYGLVSDRYTFCQKCFNDIPGDTVTLGDDPTQPQTAIKKEQFQEMKNDHLELEPFVVCTDCGRKVHQICVLHMESIWPLGFTCDNCLKKKGQKRKENKFNAKRLPVTKLGTYIETRVNNFLKKKEAGAGEVAIRVVASSDKVVEVKPGMRSRFVENGEMPGEFPYRAKALFAFEEVDGTDVCFFGMHVQEYGSECTPPNTRRVYIAYLDSVHFFRPRQFRTAVYHEILLGYLDYAKQLGYTMAHIWACPPSEGDDYIFHCHPQEQKIPKPKRLQEWYKKMLDKGMVERIVLDYKDILKQAMEDKLTSAADLPYFEGDFWPNVLEESIKELDQEEEEKRKQAEAAEAAAANAIFSLSEDSETGPDGKKKGQKKAKKSNKSKANQRKNSKKSNTPQTGNDLSAKIFATMEKHKEVFFVIRLHSAQSAASLAPIQDPDPVINCDLMDGRDAFLTMARERHYEFSSLRRAKFSSMSMLYELHNQGQDKFVYTCNNCKSHVETRYHCTVCDDFDLCISCKEKDGHPHHMEKLGLDLDDGSSPADAKQANPQEARKLSIQRCIQSLVHACQCRDANCRLTSCQKMKRVVTHTKVCKRKTNGGCPICKQLIALCCYHAKHCQETKCLVPFCSNIKHKLKQQQLQQRLQQAQLLRRRMAAMNSRPTGPVGAMQSGQQSSNVTMTTGVAMKPGVSPTNLPSPHQPGIGLKPGTQTPPAHVLQVVKQVQEEAARQQVPHGYGKVTPGGGVGGGVGVGGQTGGVMPPPPMQRPMPVQMPNPGGTHLIPMDQWTASRYQPSALMQQNPGLRQQTPQQLMQQQQQHQGQPAIAMGGQMPRQAGVLGGPVNQIGPQSSMHKHVLHQLMQTLKNPHTPEQQNQILQILKSNPPIMAAFIKQRALALNQQQSGQYGGGVGGPLGPNQPQQQPALQHIMSQQQQQQQQQQQQQHQQQQQQQGRMQIQAMLNQQQQQQQQQQQQQQQQQQQQQQQQQQQPVQQQPQWYKQQMLVLQRHHPSQPQQHPQQQQQQQQQQFTQPPAPPYGQQRPIRPPLLGKNYFILEKTRFVEPLGSWSNACHDSAYSSPGYGGFNEQGYGQPGLKPTPPPVPSPQGVMGPPGISVQQQLMQSVRSPPPIRSPQPNPSPRPVPSPRNQPVPSPRSGPVPSPHHHPPHGTPTHSPAHELGGPSEMMLSQLSGGTGAPTGHPGTMPHHPSPAPPPTSGTDSSEVTPMTPQDQLSKFVEGL